The following DNA comes from Luteolibacter flavescens.
TGCGACGCGCGGCAGCGCTGCAGGAGAAGCATCTGCCACGCGTGAGCGTGCAGGCGTCGGAGACCGCACGCAATCTGGCCCGCAATGCCCTGCTATCCGGAAACGAGGACGCCGCCACGCAGATCGACCGAGCCACTGCGCTCGGGATCGCCGTGCTGGACGAGCTCATCGTTCAAGGGAGCGAAAAGGAGCGGCTGAATTTCCTCCAGCGTCACGATCTGGTCTCTCTGGCCTGCGCGACTGGTGACGCAGAGCGGATCGCAAACGTGCTGCTTGCGACGAAGGCCCGGCTTTTCGACGCCATGCTCACCACGGGGAAGAGCCACGTCATTCCCGACTGGCGCACGGTGCAGCAGGCGCTGGCTCCGGGATCGGCACTGGTGGACGCGTGCCGCTTCACGACCATCGAGGGCGAGGTGCGATACGGGGCGATCGTGCTGCTGCCGAATGGCCCTCCGAAGTGGGTGCCGCTGGGAAGCGGTGAGGATCTGGAGCGCTGGCTCGCCGCGTTCCGGGATCGTCTCGCGTGGAAGGCCGGCATGCTGGCGGGCGTGGACCAGCCGCCGCCCGCCCTGAAGCTGCGAGCCATCCTGAACTCGATGCACCGGGGCTTTTGGGAGCCGGTGGCCGCAGTGCTGCCGACGGGAATCCAGCACGTCGCCTTCTCGCCGGATGGGGCGCTGCACTTCCTCCCGCTGCCCGCCCTGCTCGACGGGGAGATGCAACCGCTTTGCACACGCTTCCTCCAGATTGCCACGGTGACCAGCGGGCGCGACCTGCTGGATGAGCCCCCAGCCATGCGCCTCTCCGCATCCCCGTGGGAATTACTAGGAGTCTCGGAGTTCCCGAAATCCGGGGAACCTCCCGCGGGAGATCACCTGCTGGAGCTGCTCGCCGGGCTCGATGACATGCCAGGCACGGCGGACGAGCTGGACCGGCTCCGGAAGCTCGCACCGGAGGGCTCGCACATCCTGCTGGACGAGCAGGCAAGCGAACGCTCGCTGGCATCGATCGGGAATGCGCCCGCCGTCCTGCACCTCGGCTGCCACGCGTTCTTCCTGTCACAGGACGTGCCGACCGCGGCGGCGCTCGACTTCGACGAGCACTCCGACCTGCTTCATGCCGGTGGTCTGCTGCTGCACCGGGCGGCCCTGAGAAAGCCGGGCTCCCCTGTCTACTCGCCGGACGATGACCTGCTCTTCCCTGCCGAGGTGGCGAGGCTGCCGCTGCAGGGCACGCGTCTGGTCACGCTGTCCTCCTGCGAATCCGGAGCGGGCACCGCGGTCTCCGGCGAGGGGCTGCTCGGCTTGCGGCGTGGCTTTGCGCTCGCGGGTGCGCGGGAAATCGTGGTGGCGCTGTGGCCGGTATCGGACCGCTCGACGCCGGCATTCATGGAGCGCTTTTACCAACTCGCGCTCACCTCGGATCGACCCGCGCAGGCGCTGTGGCAGTGCCAGCGGGAGTTCCTAACAGAAGCCGGAAATGACAACGACTTCGAAACCGCGGTCTTGCGTTACGCGCCCTTCGTGCTGAGCCAAAATGCACCGCTCGCGACCGGCGAGGTGATCGTTGCAGAGCCGCTCAAGCCGGGCCTGCCGTGGATGCGGATGCTCCTCGCGCTCCCGCTCCTCCTCTTCCTCGCCGCGCGCCTGCTCAAGCGGCGGACGGCGGCATGAAATGGTGGTCATCGCCCGCAGGTAGAACCCGCTCCCACGGACGATGACCTTCTCGACCTCGAGATCTGCTCAATTCACCGTCGCGGCGGCACGCAGGAAGCCCTTCCCGGGCAACCCGCCGGACCCCGCGAGGCGGAAGGAAACATACTTGTAACCGGCGGGCGGCGACGCTGGCAGCGAGACCGGGACGACCGCAGCCGCGAGCGGGCCTTCCACCGCTGCGACGAAGTCTACCAGATCAAGGCTGCCCTGGATCGCATACGATACTCCGGCGGCCGTGCCGACCGGTGACGTGGTACCCGTGAATACGGCGTCTTCCCGCACCGCCACCGTCAGGATCAGCTCGCGCTGCGAGTCCCCGTTCGTATCGGTCGCGGACACGGCCTGGATCACGCCGGAACCACCAGCCAGCGGATGACCGCCGAAGGCATACTCGTCGAAGTTCGACACGCCATCGTGGTCAGGATCGTCGGCCGGTCCGCTTTCCTTGCCCGGCGTCCCATCGAGACCCATGGAGACGGCCCAGCTTGCGTAGCCAGCGGCCGGAGCCCAGGTGCCGTCCACGGACACGCTGACATTGTCGATGACGAGCGTGGCCTGGTTTGCATTCGCATTCACCACGAAGGGCGCGATGCGGGTGAAGCGCAGGGCGATCTCCTCGCTTCCGTAGGTCGAAGAATCGTAGGGAAGATCCAGCGACACGGGGGTGAGGATATTTCCTCCCGAGGCGACGCCGGGATTCTCGAAGACAATGTCGCGGCCCGTGATCTCGAGGTTGTTCGTCTTGTCCCAGAGCGAAACGCGGAGCAGCGCG
Coding sequences within:
- a CDS encoding CHAT domain-containing protein → MPPPRRTVVCLLILGIGAAAALDTDDPPPTEQEMEGVVAEWEEAWRENPSPENAIESGRALHYLGAIERQAGKTEEALPHLQLALERLAADTPEGRADALEVLALAEQDLGKDADAEKHLREVIELRPEGPDRIQGQEHLALNLLTQGKYPEANALLMQTLEATPAADTESRARRLGNLGRYFHVLGSHARAAETFREALGLDPGNAELRLSLSSQLALAQLRLGKTEEARRGMEETAAKARKLYRDSPFRAVPFLNNLGALDLSLGHPDEARKSFREALDLLEGHFGPEHPSLITPLNNLGSAEQAAGDYPRAETSLRRAAALQEKHLPRVSVQASETARNLARNALLSGNEDAATQIDRATALGIAVLDELIVQGSEKERLNFLQRHDLVSLACATGDAERIANVLLATKARLFDAMLTTGKSHVIPDWRTVQQALAPGSALVDACRFTTIEGEVRYGAIVLLPNGPPKWVPLGSGEDLERWLAAFRDRLAWKAGMLAGVDQPPPALKLRAILNSMHRGFWEPVAAVLPTGIQHVAFSPDGALHFLPLPALLDGEMQPLCTRFLQIATVTSGRDLLDEPPAMRLSASPWELLGVSEFPKSGEPPAGDHLLELLAGLDDMPGTADELDRLRKLAPEGSHILLDEQASERSLASIGNAPAVLHLGCHAFFLSQDVPTAAALDFDEHSDLLHAGGLLLHRAALRKPGSPVYSPDDDLLFPAEVARLPLQGTRLVTLSSCESGAGTAVSGEGLLGLRRGFALAGAREIVVALWPVSDRSTPAFMERFYQLALTSDRPAQALWQCQREFLTEAGNDNDFETAVLRYAPFVLSQNAPLATGEVIVAEPLKPGLPWMRMLLALPLLLFLAARLLKRRTAA